The Hoplias malabaricus isolate fHopMal1 chromosome 9, fHopMal1.hap1, whole genome shotgun sequence genome contains a region encoding:
- the txnb gene encoding thioredoxin b: protein MVILIEDKAGFDEALIKAGDKLVVVDFTATWCGPCRMIGPKFKELSEKPENANVVFLKVDVDDASDVAAHCEIKCMPTFHFYKNGKKIDEFSGANVDLLTEKINSHR from the exons ATGGTCATTTTAATCGAGGATAAG GCTGGTTTTGATGAGGCCCTGATAAAAGCAGGGGACAAGTTGGTCGTAGTGGACTTCACAGCCACATGGTGTGGCCCGTGCCGAATGATAGGCCCTAAATTTAAA GAATTATCTGAGAAACCAGAGAATGCTAACGTGGTGTTTCTGAAGGTGGATGTGGATGATGCATCG gacGTAGCCGCCCACTGTGAAATCAAGTGCATGCCAACTTTCCACTTCTATAAGAACGGAAAAAAG ATTGATGAGTTTTCTGGGGCCAACGTGGATTTGCTGACAGAGAAGATTAACAGCCATAGATGA